The segment ggactgttctttacttatcagaggaagGAGGTGGGCTGGAGTGTAATATTTTGCCGTGAGCTTCCCTGAGTAACTGGGGGAAAATGCATGGCCCTATCAGCACCATAAAATAGTTATTCCATTTTGAAACGTACCCTTTGATGATTGAAAGTTACAAGCtgaagacaaaatcctggagttTAAAAACCTCTCGGCTTATCACTCTTGTTGTTCATGCTGGAGAGTTTGtgtaaatggtttatttttggccaaattttacacgagacatagaataaagtgattttggtgAAAGGGGCTATCACTATTTTGAGCTCAGctttggtgttgttttttttctgacggAAGCATttgttgcacatgatgtgttcaaagatGATATGATATTTGAAAAACCAATGGTAATTTCTTATTTGGACAGTTATGATAAATTGTGTAATTTTGGCAATAATTTAAAGAATACATGCCTTCCAaacctgcatgttttctttaaaaattaacGTCTAGGCCTAATCAATACAAGACGGACCCATTTAAAGTTGTGAGTCCCTTCCCAaagccaaaattaaaaaaaatgtatgtcctTCCCCGGTGCTTAGTAAATGATGTGACATGCCTCCCTCTTTTTTGCACCATCTCCCTCCAtcctcataaataacaaacagtcccttagGTTGGAAGAAGCAATGTGTCTTGCAACTTTTACTTTGAACAGACAAGGCAACATTTCCTAAGGAGAGTTTCCATTTTGGGCAATTGAAACCTTAGTAATGTGAGCTACAACTGTTTGGTGAAACACTAACTACAGTGTCACAGTTGTGTAAACTTTAGATAAAGAGTTTTAAATTTAGTTTGAAGCGCAGGGTGTGCATAAGTCAATGGGAcctttctgtgctgctgctgcaccacaCATCCACAACCACTTAATCTTCATAAGACAAGTAGTTGTTTTTCTTACTGACCTGACAGAACCGACGAATCGTCCTCTTGTTGGTTAATTTGTACTTCCAGGTGAGGTACAGGCTTCTTTGCTGGCGGGGGATAAAAGGCTTAGCTCGGGGATTGGGGGTCCAGGTCTCCATCCCGGACACCGACACAGAGCTCAGACCCTCCGCctgccctcctccacctcctgcggACGGGACATGCACTGCTCCGCAACAACACCACCGAGACACGGCTGGCTGTCACATCGTCATCTGAAAAGAAACACGAGTAAAGCACGACACGGGCCagaaataaagttaaacaatCACAAATTCCAGCTAACGATAGCATGCTGACTATCTTTAACACAAGCGAAGTTACTAGGTGTTTCTGGCCCCTTGGCTCGTTTTTTTACACTCCAGACGCCTCTTTTCTGCTGGGATATTACCGTTACTACTCACAGGGTCGTCAGTGAACCTCGCATTATCGTTTTAATCTCGTAGCAAGCAGCAAGATCCAGAAAAGTCGCTTGAATCTGCAGCTGCTACATGCTACATGCACGGTACTTGTGTCGCAGAATAAATGACGTCACCATTATTTCCCTCTGATGTTTAATGGCGGTTGGCAAACAGCTTTTATGCGCACTACCGCCACCGTCTGAACTGGAGTGTGGATCGGAGCGGCCTTACGCTTGTATTCTTCTGCTAATCCCTGTCttttcccaaaatgtgaaaatgtaatatttctCTTCTCCCAGTTTCCTGTTTACCAATAAACCCAAGGTTATTATTAAGACCAGTGTGTCCAAATGTTATCCTCAAAATTATATCTTCCTGTTCAGTTGAGCTGGTTTCTCTCATTTCTCTTACTTTCTTTTGGATACTGTAGTAAAGTAGAGCCTACCTTCAGTTTCCCTGTTCCATTCCTCCTGCCATTTCTTAATCATTTCTGATTTGATTATACTTTTAACTTCAGTGGTGGCATAAGGatgacgggccccagtgcacgctattgcGAAGGGCCCTAGTGCACGCTATTGTGCACATATTGTCTGGACACAATGCACAGCTGTCTCCAATAAAAGAGTTTAATTAGCAAAACAGGGTTGTGTCATTTTCCTGTGTTAAATAGTATGTTCCTGCACACTTTCAGGATCACATTATAACTGCGTGATTATTGTGTCTTGTTtgtaaaattatgttttgtggCAATTAACTCGTTTGTTCGGAGGAAAATGTTTATGGAAATGTAACCAATATAATTTTGGCAttcatttatatacatatttatttattgtggtgAACTGTGGTGAATGGCATATCCTTTGTTTTCCGGGGGACGTCATTTGCGTTACTCCGCGGGGCTCACGCTTCTGTGTTCTTGCCTGTACTTGTGTTCTTGCGGACTTGTGAAATTAGTCGCAGCCCAAGTgctgttccaattcaaagtccgcATCCAACCAAGTACAGTCCAAATGCCCGGATGTGAACTTGCTCTGCCCGTTCCATCCATAGACATATAGGCCTAATTTTAACACCTGTCACTAGGATACTAGTCTAATCTATAACAACGCACAGCAacttgtaaatatgaaacttacaaggtataaaacaaactatctgaaaagtaactatagctatCAAATAAATAGAATGTGCAGTATTTCCCTCTCagtataaagtagcacaaaatggaaatacccaATGTACAAGTacatcaaatttgtacttaagcaCAGTagctacttgagtaaatatacttagttactgtccatcactgcatttgtctcatcattATGCTTTCTGTCTACATTTTTATGGAGACTTGACAGTTTACTTGGTACAcctagaaaaacaaaaacaaaagctgtttAATGTTGTATTCAGTCTAACATTTTACTGAAGTGTTGAGTTGTagattgtggtgctgttgaactgtactggattatactgacagcagtttgtcattTAGTCTGTCCTCACCAATATAAATGGGATCAAACAGGTCAGATGTGAAGAGGAAAATTTTATTCAGCCACACTTCAGACATCATGCAGGTATACAattcatatcagataatcaatatttaaaatgctgttgaataaatactacaataaatacaattaatctttaaatacaataaataaattacaataaattcttaaaatcattattgaatggtaaaacacataaataagaatacatacaaagaacaacaataacatttacaatgttacaacatttaacaatataataatatatcttaTATACTGAGACTGAATGTTGCCCATTAGACATACCCCAAAGgaattacatttcatatttaaccaCTACGCCTTTCCCTCACTCACCATTTCCGATGATTGATgtgaaatgcatgctgggatacctggctgtctgaagtccacacaagtctgcTCCGATGCATCCCCGGTGAAAGGGGCGTGGCGAGAACACATCTGGGCATTTGGACAGAACTTTGCtagatgtgaactttgaattggaacagtacttgggctgtgactgatgacGTGTCACAAGTCCGcacaagaacacaagtccgCACAAGAACGCATATTGAGAAATGGCTACAGCCATGTTCTGAGTGCGAGTGGTGATGTATATCATACACGTTGAGAGCAGCGAAGAGCTGTAGTCCACAAAGtgctctcacacaaaacctaacagtatcaaacttcttcccgCTAAATTGTAAACACGCAACTTACGAGCTCTATTGAGAACTGCTAGCTGGTGAGTCACGTTACCAAATGCTCTCTCTGTTATTCTTGATAATTGTTGTGTTGTAAATGAACATCATATGGTGACACACAGTGAAATATAATGTGCATATGAGTCCCTTCAGCTTCGTTGTATAGACACGTTGTTCATTCTGATGTTAGACCGAGTAATTTGACTGATTTGTCCAGCTAATTAGCCTAGGTTTCTATGGGAAAAGGAAGTCCACCGAGTCCATAGTGTTCAACATTACATCATTTACAGCATAAAACAAGTTAACCATTACTGATTTTATGGTGCTGCACCCAAAGCAGCGGCGTACTTAGTGTAAAGATCAGAAACCAGAGACTCATATTTAGCAAACTACAGCTGGATGATGAAGTGAGTATCTGCTTTTGCATGTTATTCTTCTCTGCTTTCCTATCTTTATTTTTCCTCGTGccttttattcctttattttctttagtttcttgcctattttgtttctcttctttcctttctACTGTCTTTCGTCCCTTTCAGCTGTTTCTCCAGTTTCCCCCTCATTCCCATTTAttcccttccttcctcttttccttcttgcttttttctgtcttctgtctgaTTCTTCTCATACTCTCCTTTATTTCCTATTAATTTGTCCATTCATTGTGACTCACTGTTTCCGTCTTTTGttctcttccttcctttcttccttctttaTTTCCTGATTCTCTTCAGTTCTTCCCCCAATTTCTCCTCTCCTTCGACATCCCCTTCTTTCTTTTCATCCATGATTTTTTCCTTTGCCCTTTCTGATACATTTGTGCTTCATTCAATCCTTATTTCTTTCATCCATTAATTGTCGCTTACTCTGTTTCTTCTTTCCTACCTACATTTTAGTCCTCACTGCGTTTTCACTGCTTTGtatttctttctcctcctttcttcaTCTGCTTCCTCCCCTATTAACGCCTTCCTTATGTCCTTTCCACTCATTAATTCATgacttttttatctttattcccttctttttcttgttttgtcttaaTCCTTCCTTAATCTCTGACACACATCTTCCTTCATGTCCATTCATTGTTCCTTCCTTATTTCCTCTACACAAGGGTTATTACAGTGATCATCAGTTACATAGCACACCACAGAGCACATTATATGACCATACTGCATATGTAATTTGGCATTTGTCATTTCTAATCTCTGCCAGTGCTGCTCAGAGTCAAACAACACTGGAGTCCAAACTGGAGGCCCTGCAGTGCCACTTCACCTGGGATCTGGACCCCAGCAGGTCCAAACTTCTCCGCCTTCACCTGGGATCTGGACCCCAGCAGGTCCAAACTTCTCCGCCTCAGGGACAAGCTGGAGGACATTGGCACTGAGGAGGGATACAGCTGGCTGGGTCACATTTACAACCTGCAAGGGTACATCCACTACCAGCTGGGGTTCACCGATGATGCTCAGCGTTTCTTTGGCAGGGCTGCAGAGGCCTTCCGCCAGATGAGAAACACCGTCTCAGATGAAGGTCCCTGGTTAGTGGTGAACTATGGGAACCTGGCTTGGCTGCACCACCACCTGGGAGAACAAGCAGAGAGTCAGGCTTACCTGTCAAAGGTCGATGCCCTGATGAATGAATATCCATCTCCATCCCAGGATGAGCTCCATCCAGAGATCTGTGCTGAAAAAGCCTGGACCCTGATGAAGTTCAGCGCAGAACAAAAGCAGCTGGCTGCAGATTACTTCCAGAGAGCCATTAGGATGCAGCCAGACATGGTGGAGTGGCACACCAGCCATGTCATAGGGTTAGAGAATGCTCTTAGTCACAGCAACAAAGAGCTGGGGGCTGACATCTTGGAGAAAATGAAGATTGCCAAGGAACACGACCCAGAGAACTTGTACCTTGCTGCTTTGTACCTTGAGCAATGTGctaagaaagggaaaaaaattgaAAGTGAAGCACGTGAGTTAACCAGAAGGGTTTTAAGAAAGCCCATCAGCAGCTACAGTGGTCTAAAGCCATTACTAAGGCTATACAGAATCTATGTATCTATGGATGAGGCCATTGATTTGGCAGAGGAGGCTCTGGAAAGACATCCAGATGAGCGTTATCTGAAGAGATGTGCTGCAATTTGCTACAAGAAGAGGATCTTTTTACACAGGGACAATCCCCTGGAGCACAACATGATCAACAGAGCTATCAGTCTCTATAGGGAAGTGATTACTCTTTACCCTCTTTCctcactgaaaagaaaaatatctcTTGCAAACATATACGCAGAGTCCCATCAGCAAGTTAATGCTGACCAGATATATGAGGAACTGCTGGAAAGTGATCTGGATCCTGAAGGGGAACAGATGCTTTACAACTACTATGCAAAATACGTACACTTCATTCGAAAGGAGAGCTACAAGTCGATAGAGTATCACATGAGGGCGGCAGCTATACCGCAACAATCTTCCTATCGTAAGAACAGCATTCGAACTCTGGAGAGGATTAGAGAAAGAAACAGGAACCGAATGTGTGGAGAAATAGAGGAGTTTCTGAATAAACTGAGACTGAAATAAACTACTATACTACTGTCCAGTGGAGTCTAAATCCAGAAGATCAGTAATTGATAACTTCTCTGTTGGATCAGCTTTACGAGAGAGAAACTCCTCTCACGTTATCACAAGTGCTACAACCAGCAAGATAGCTGCACATCTAGTAAATACACACTATCTTCAGCTTTTTGTATTctagacaaacacaaaaaatgatGCACTTATTTGAAGGTATTTACATCTGTAATTAACACATACAGGTGAAGCTGATATTGTGTCAGAGTACTGAATGTACTAAAGTGCCTTTACTCAAGCAAAATAAATAGGAATGGAAAAATGTAATACATCTCAACTTTACATTAACTCTTACTGGTGTTTGTGAGAGCAACTTGGCTTCTACAAAATAACGTATAACAATCGCAAATGtactttaaaacatgtttttctttctattgCACCATATGATCAATCTGTTTCTACATGAAATTTAGCACAGAATGATGTATATTTTCCCAGAGTGAATAATGACTTCAATGAACTCCTTGTCTACTGTTGATAGTAAGCAGGTAGTGTGCAGAGGGCAGTCAAAGCGTAATAATTTTCTATCTTCCGCACTTCCACCTCTTCTTCAGTAAAATCAAATTTCAATTAAAACATGTGTAATAAAGTGAAAATGCACTTAACATAAATGGAGCTTGTGGTTGCTATTTGTTTGTCCTCATATCTGAAGTTTTGATTAGACACCTGCTCCTGTCAGCATTAACAGAACTGGCTAGGTTGTGGACTGAACACATACACTCCTGCATTGTTTGTGAGCTACTGACATatcagaaaaaatgcaaaggctTGACTGAACCTGTTGATTTTCATCCTACAGTCAAATAAGTTGAAACCCATGGCTGCCTGGAAAGAAGGAAATCAGTCAGACTTCATGGTCTACTTTGAAAGTGTACTGAAAGAgacaaataaatacagctgtatTTTATGGGCTAAGGCATGGCAAGTAATGGTTTGGTCCTTAAACTAACCCATATGAATGCCTAAAATACCTTAAAAAATTGCAAGGGAGCTTCAGGGCTTCAGGGACAAGTTTTGACTTGTAAGCCATTGAAGTCTTCTCTTCAGTGTTTGTAATGGCATTCGTTGACATTTATAATTTCATGCTAAATATGTGCAGGTTCTGCCGTTTTATATAACAGAGATAGACAACAGTACAGCACAGTAAAACTTCCCTCTTATCCACCACAAAGTGGCCAatatttttcaatttcttttatCCTCTGAGTTGGATGACAACCAGCCTTTATCTGTCTAACTCTACCAGTTActacaaacaaatccaaaatattAGGCCTGTGCAAATTCAGTTTGTGTGTAATATCAAATACtttggaaatgaaaaatgaaaaggagATATCTTGAAACTGTTAAGCATATTTTATCATCATCCTCTCACTTAAAATGTGGTTCTAAACCAGTTAAAGATTGGCAGATGAAAAAAGTGGAGCATCTAGCAGCTATAGGCCCTCTACATTGTGTGACTGTGGGTTAACCAAATATGAACGGTGGTGACATCATTGGTTGTCAATCCAAATCGGCCTGGATTTAGTCAGTAGACCTTTttcatggcagacattttgacacgTTATAATACAAAAGGCCTGGGTgtatttattaacattaatgatggctgcatTCCACTTAGTGAAGGTCCTGGCATTGTGCATGCTGGATCACTGGAATAGTTTACTGGGACACCTAATGGAACTGAGCGATCATTAATGTTATCAATTTCACCAGTGCTTTTCCAactatgacatgtcaaaatgtctgctgtgaaaaaggcctataTCGCACTACAGGGAGCACTGTTGTACTGAATATCAGTGCATGCAGCTTTGATTCGGTTGTAGGCACAAAGCTGCTGATAACGACAACCGTACTGATATttagcagaggtgggaccaagtcattgttttgccagtcacaagtaagtctcaagtcaaggCAGGCAAGTCCGAAGTCTTAAACATTGAGTTTCAattcctaaacaagtcataatatgctcttcaccaaatgtaatgtcattttaacaacagagtaatcaACTATTACATTTACAGAAATTATGAATGCTTTATAAATTTAAACttgtttgttaaaacaagtttttagAAAGTTGTTGCAACTCCATCTGTAATTTTCAACAGGCATGCTGTGCATACTGCAATTCATTTTTTATCAACTATTGCATAGTTTTTGTATGTGAACGAAATTATCATGgtggtatcatttttttttccatctaaTGCTCAGACATGTAACATTAATCCTTCATTGTTCTATCCTGCAACTTGCCTGGATGCTGTTGGACTGATTCAAACTAAGTGGACGTGGGGGAATTAGGTGTCACCTTGCTGGGACTAAATAGCACTAACGTTAGTTGATTCGGGAAATTAGGGGAAAGTGAATAGAATTGTGgcccatttttaaaataagacatttttttatgtctgGGTGTGGGGGGAGTTATCAACTATATTCAAGTCAAAAggttcaagtccaagtgaagtcatgagtcattgtTGTTAAAGTTCCAGTCAAGTTGCGAGCCTTTTTTGATCTTGTCAAGTCGTGACTAAAGTCATGAAATTTTTTACTCGTCTAACTCAAGTCTACACTTCAGATATTCAGTATAACAGCATTCTCTTTCATGTGATactgcttttatacaacagttgtACAAGCTCTATTTATTAGTTTACAGTAATAAGTGACAACTGATTacgatttgtttgtttatttgactGGACCAGGGCTGGTCTGTCTCCAAGCAACACACAACTAGACATTCCTACACACTAGTTTGCTACTTTGTGTATGTCTACATGTTACTTTGTGTTATGTGCATGTACTATATGTATGTTTCCATTTATTGTGCAGTCAGTGAAATTAAAGTCTGTTGGCAGTTGCTTTGGTGGCATGTGTGGATTTGATGAGTTAACAGCTTGATAAGACAACACCATTGTGACTTCTATGAGCAAACCTGGAGGATTGCAGTGAAGTATCCAGGCTTCTTTCCTTACCTTTGTCTTcttctgatgaccattcataatttaattcaaatgttatttgtgGAAATATGTTCATCTTTGCAATGCAAACTTCATCACCACGACCATTAATGAAGGCAAATTAACAGTAAATGTAATGAATGGTTTGGAACACCTATAAAGCAGAGTGAAACATGCATATTCaaaagtcccagtgatgttgaACTCTATATTAGCACTCATGAAAGGCCtcttgtccaatcaaattacttggTCAGAACTAGCTGTtgtataaatattaataaaccATTTCCACATCCAGTCTAACATGATTTTCTAAACACATTAATTATTCTTTTTAGTTCAATGCTCTGCGCAACACAAATAAACCAGGAACCACTTAACATATCAGAAGTTTTATTAGGTGGTAAGTACATATTACAGTAGtcattcatttatatttcaaatattacaacagaaacaaaacaagagagccaattaaatcattttgattttaaagatTTGATTAGTAGTATGGTTGGTTACATGACATAACACTCAGTCTATATGTACGTAAATGTAAGtggcaaataaacaaaaatattactgATAGATATTTTCATatggaggtggtggagaccaaagcagagctaaaagaaTAGTAAATATTGGACTAAGAGGGGATATGCTGTTGACCCATATTAATTCAATTTTGTTAAGATTCAAATTTTAAATTATAACAAACATATCACAAAACGTAGTGATAATAGGTAACTCCTAATGTTCTcatcatttttttccagttcaCTTTACAGCTACATTAGGCTCTGCTCTTTGTTTTAACAGGCAGCAAGCATTATGAGTCCAAGCAGGAAAGGAGCAACACTCAGTTTGACCGCTGAGGCAGAAttacaaagactggaaacacaacactttgGTCCACTGGTGAAGTTGAGATAGTCAGACAGGAAATTCAGCTTGGAGGAAGCGTCACACAGGTTTTTCGAGGCACAGCCAAAGACTTTTTTGGCAGTGTTCTTTGTCGCCACTGTGGATGACAAAATCACTGTTATATTAAACCACAGTTTTTACAAATCTCACAAAAGAGAAATAACAAGGAAGGCAGCAGTGAGTGACACATGTTGACAGACTATCTTTGATTTGCAGCATTAGAGCTCACCACTCCCACTGAGGCAGCGGTCCTGGTCTCCCCCACACTGTACAGTCTCGGTACAGTTGTCACAGGTGAAACACTTtaggacattttctttttgtttagcGGGGTCTGAAACAGAACAAAAGACACGCCAAAAACACTTCCCATTTTCCTCATCGCAGCAGTCTGACAtttgacagcagcaacacagatTCTTTTTACTTCACTTACAGGTCACATCATCACTGttgcagctgtttgttttgcagcACTTAACTGAGGCAGTGAGGTTATAGAAGCCAAAGTTGAACGAAAACATCTGATTGACTGGATCGCAGATGGAGGACGACACACATGATTTGGACTGCTGATCTCCTGGGCTGCCTGTGAAATCAAAGTACAGTTTGTAAATGTTaatgaaaaagatgtgcagaGCAAACACTGTAATGCAGAAATCTTGTTTAAAAAAGGTAAATGACATGAGGAAACAACAGATTGATTTTTACACTTACCTTGTGAGGCAGCTGCTGCACAGTATTCATTGGGTGCACAGCTAtggttggtgttttttttactatcCTCACACATAAGAGCTCCAACTGCaccaataaatatatttaattgttAAACTGATAAATGATTTAACCATAAAACCACAGATACacaatttcacaataaaatactACCTCAGCTTACTTACTGGCATTTAAGGGGCAACTCTAGGTCTGTCACAGTAATGACATTATCGACTTATCGTAAGATATATGGACATGACCTTGATCATTTTTGCTTATATGGCTTGTTGTGTTTacgtgtttgtttacataagaatatcaccaacattttagccaacatgatggcagaataaacagcagagtTGTCCTGATCTTTAAAGCAGAATGACAGAGGACAACCCGTTAATATGAACCAGCCATTCAAATTCCAATGTCTTAATATTCTTAGGAATTTAAAGTTTATTGCTCATTGCTTTTTGTCCTTCAGTTGTTACGCTGTTATGttatcattatatcagtggccaaaaaaaggtcttaaaatgacaataatgtaATTCATCACAATTATTTCTTGAATAATATATTGTCCAGCAAAAGAAGTTAACAGGCTGAGGCATCAGTTTAAATGGCTGCAGTTTTTGTCTACAGGTGTCCTTCTTGTGACAAATACATCATTTAGCTCTCCCTTCACCTCCTCATCTAAATGTTTATTCTACAAACTTAACTGACCTTGCCTATTTCTGTAGTCACTTTATGTTATAACATGTTTTCTGCATAGAGGCATTTCACActcatgtttatttaaaataaaaagcttaCTCTTAACCACTTTGATTCAATTTGAAATTACATTCCAGGTAACCTCTTAAAACGTTTATATTAGATTCTAATGCCTGTATAAATACAGTTTAGGAGTGTGTAGAGTTACCTGTGCTGCAGAGCATCCAGAGTAGAGCGAGAGACAGAATCAGCTTCATCATGATGAGTAAGTGTACAGACTACTGGTCTATCTGTGGAACCTCACCTTATATACTATAGAGAACCTGTGGTTAAAAAGAGGAATACACCATACatagatggaaaaaaaacacaggaactGTACACAGCACTTTGACATTCAAAGCAGGGACCCTCTGCATGACATAACATGACATTTTCTGCAACAATTTGCACTGATCTGCTAAACATGCTCTACTCCTTGTATACTCTTTTCTAAGTCTTTATAGGTACAGAAAACCCATAAAACAGTTTGGCTCTGTTTGGTCACAGAGAAAAATTGGTACAAATAGGACACATGCTCACCTGAGTG is part of the Epinephelus moara isolate mb chromosome 10, YSFRI_EMoa_1.0, whole genome shotgun sequence genome and harbors:
- the LOC126396376 gene encoding urokinase plasminogen activator surface receptor-like, with product MMKLILSLALLWMLCSTVGALMCEDSKKNTNHSCAPNEYCAAAASQGSPGDQQSKSCVSSSICDPVNQMFSFNFGFYNLTASVKCCKTNSCNSDDVTYPAKQKENVLKCFTCDNCTETVQCGGDQDRCLSGSVATKNTAKKVFGCASKNLCDASSKLNFLSDYLNFTSGPKCCVSSLCNSASAVKLSVAPFLLGLIMLAAC
- the LOC126396960 gene encoding interferon-induced protein with tetratricopeptide repeats 5-like, which encodes MNAAQSQTTLESKLEALQCHFTWDLDPSRSKLLRLRDKLEDIGTEEGYSWLGHIYNLQGYIHYQLGFTDDAQRFFGRAAEAFRQMRNTVSDEGPWLVVNYGNLAWLHHHLGEQAESQAYLSKVDALMNEYPSPSQDELHPEICAEKAWTLMKFSAEQKQLAADYFQRAIRMQPDMVEWHTSHVIGLENALSHSNKELGADILEKMKIAKEHDPENLYLAALYLEQCAKKGKKIESEARELTRRVLRKPISSYSGLKPLLRLYRIYVSMDEAIDLAEEALERHPDERYLKRCAAICYKKRIFLHRDNPLEHNMINRAISLYREVITLYPLSSLKRKISLANIYAESHQQVNADQIYEELLESDLDPEGEQMLYNYYAKYVHFIRKESYKSIEYHMRAAAIPQQSSYRKNSIRTLERIRERNRNRMCGEIEEFLNKLRLK